The proteins below come from a single Garra rufa chromosome 3, GarRuf1.0, whole genome shotgun sequence genomic window:
- the cdh31 gene encoding B-cadherin translates to MKNPKLYSKKVWGHDGIEQEDMVQKDERKCRFRSTGLWDIIFSINDGSAEAEHVYNHEGNHTDTAVNAESQVTGLLFVEFPSSSAGHRRRKREWVIPPYSIAENDRGPFPKTLFPLKAKIDGVPDDEIRYSITGVGADQPPVDLFKIDRKAGNLIVTQPLDREKKKSYELKAHAFSEDRKKMASPTDLTIIVLDQNDNKPVFTENPFNGQVSESASKDYEFMTVTASDADDPDTYNGIVSYKIVSQEPQLPKPNIFDINISTGTIRVREPGMDREQWPRYTLLISAADLEGNGTSTTGTAVITITDSNDNPPQFEQTSHIVSVPENKVGAVVARFTVTDGDEVGSPAWSTKYRIISGDKGGFFNVSTGPSQLEGIITTVKPLDFEKNKQYVLSVIVKNDEPFVGSLPTSTASVTVSVEDVNEPPEFNPKVKVIVKPEDLPVDTELVTYTATDPDTGKSQKIRYKIGNDPAGWLSVNQDTGMIKVKSIMDRESDRVKNGTYRAILLALDDDGNLCETGTGTLEIKLEDVNDNAPVINERSIEICNRDATVLLSITDKDGPPYGAPFSVEPQGDTKKNWTARMNETKTGILLTLNSVLAQGKYNVVLKVYDNSDMSWDNSIQATVCDCKGDEFECKELIAGIPLSLSLAILAAILALLLLLLLLLLFMRRKRSSIKMPLLSEEDDVRDNVCCYDEEGGGEDDQDYDLSVLHRGLDNRPEVFRNDVAPIFLPAPQYRPRPTNPMEIATFIGSNMKTADNDPTAPPYDTLLVFDYEGRGSDAGSLSSLDSSSSGPDQDYNFLNEWGPRFKKLADMYGGGED, encoded by the exons ATGAAGAACCCCAAATTGTACTCCAAGAAAGTGTGGGGCCATGATGGAATAGAGCAAGAGGACATGGTGCAAAAAGATGAGAGGAAGTGTAGATTCCGTTCCACAGGATTATGGGATA TAATTTTCAGTATCAATGATGGAAGCGCAGAAGCTGAGCATGTCTATAATCATGAGGGCAATCACACGGATACTGCAGTGAATGCAGAATCACAGGTAA CTGGTCTACTGTTTGTGGAGTTTCCAAGCTCTTCAGCAGGTCACAGGAGAAGAAAGAGAGAGTGGGTTATTCCTCCTTATAGTATAGCCGAAAACGACAGAGGTCCTTTCCCCAAAACACTGTTCCCG TTAAAGGCAAAAATAGATGGTGTACCTGATGATGAGATACGTTACAGTATCACAGGTGTAGGGGCAGATCAGCCACCTGTGGACCTTTTTAAAATTGACAGAAAGGCAGGGAATCTTATTGTGACTCAGCCACTGGATagagaaaaaaagaaatcatATGAG CTCAAAGCTCATGCCTTTTCAGAAGATAGGAAAAAAATGGCATCACCCACGGACCTTACTATCATTGTACTTGACCAAAATGATAACAAGCCGGTGTTCACTGAAAATCCTTTCAATGGACAAGTTTCTGAAAGTGCTTCAAAAG ACTATGAGTTTATGACAGTCACAGCCTCTGATGCAGATGACCCAGATACGTACAATGGTATAGTTAGCTATAAAATTGTCAGCCAAGAGCCACAACTTCCCAAACCGAACATATTTGATATTAACATTTCAACTGGAACCATTCGCGTGCGAGAACCAGGCATGGACAGAGAG CAATGGCCCAGATATACTTTGTTAATTTCGGCTGCTGACTTGGAGGGAAATGGAACGTCAACTACTGGCACAGCTGTTATTACGATTACTGACAGCAATGATAACCCACCTCAGTTTGAGCAAACCTCG caCATCGTTTCTGTCCCAGAGAATAAAGTAGGGGCTGTAGTGGCCAGATTTACAGTTACTGATGGAGATGAAGTTGGATCACCTGCCTGGTCAACCAAATATCGGATTATTAGTGGGGACAAGGGTGGGTTTTTCAATGTCAGTACTGGACCTAGCCAGCTGGAGGGCATCATCACCACTGTAAAG ccTTTGGACTTTGAGAAGAACAAGCAATACGTTCTATCTGTGATTGTTAAAAATGATGAACCATTTGTCGGTTCTTTGCCTACTTCCACTGCCTCAGTCACAGTGAGTGTAGAAGATGTGAATGAACCTCCTGAGTTTAATCCAAAGGTGAAGGTTATCGTAAAACCTGAAGATTTACCAGTTGATACTGAATTGGTTACTTATACAGCCACTGATCCAGACACTGGAAAATCACAGAAGATAAG GTATAAAATTGGCAATGATCCTGCTGGCTGGCTAAGTGTAAATCAAGACACTGGAATGATTAAAGTCAAGAGTATTATGGATAGAGAATCTGACAGAGTCAAAAATGGCACATACAGAGCTATCCTTTTGGCCCTGGATGACGATGGTAATTTGT GTGAAACAGGTACAGGAACCTTGGAAATTAAATTGGAGGATGTAAATGACAATGCTCCAGTTATTAATGAAAGAAGTATCGAGATTTGCAATCGTGACGCCACAGTGCTTCTCTCTATAACTGACAAAGATGGACCTCCTTATGGTGCTCCATTCAGTGTTGAGCCCCAAGGAGACACAAAGAAAAACTGGACTGCCAGAATGAATGAAACAA AAACTGGAATTCTGTTGACGCTTAATTCTGTGTTGGCGCAGGGTAAATACAATGTTGTCCTAAAGGTTTATGATAACAGTGACATGTCTTGGGACAACTCCATTCAAGCAACTGTGTGTGACTGCAAAGGAGATGAATTTGAATGCAAAGAATTAATTGCGGGGATCCCACTATCGCTATCACTAGCAATcctggcagccatcttggctcTGCTGT TACTACTACTTCTACTTCTGCTGTTCATGAGGAGGAAACGCAGTAGTATAAAAATGCCACTCCTCTCTGAAGAAGATGACGTAAGAGACAATGTCTGCTGTTATGATGAGGAAGGCGGTGGAGAAGATGATCAG GACTATGATTTGAGTGTCTTGCATCGAGGCCTGGACAACAGACCTGAAGTGTTCAGAAACGACGTGGCTCCTATTTTCTTGCCTGCACCTCAGTATAGACCACGACCAACCAACCCTATGGAGATCGCCACATTTATTGGTTCC AATATGAAGACTGCGGATAATGACCCCACAGCACCCCCCTATGACACCCTCCTAGTGTTTGACTATGAAGGAAGAGGCTCCGATGCAGGTTCCCTCAGCTCCCTCGACTCTTCCAGCTCAGGACCTGACCAAGACTACAACTTTCTCAATGAGTGGGGCCCACGCTTCAAGAAGCTGGCAGACATGTATGGAGGAGGAGAGGATTAA